In Cheilinus undulatus linkage group 14, ASM1832078v1, whole genome shotgun sequence, a genomic segment contains:
- the aldh8a1 gene encoding 2-aminomuconic semialdehyde dehydrogenase: MSEQRSYLVLENFIGGKFVPCQSHIDSYDPSTGEVYCKVPDSGKEEIEGAVTAAKGAFPSWSARSPEQRAQILNKLADLIDANLEELAQAESRDQGKTITFAQTVDIPRSAYNFRFFASSVLHHTTDCSQMDHMGCLNYTIRCPVGVAGLISPWNLPLYLLTWKIAPAIATGNTVVAKPSEMTSVTAWMMCKLMQQAGVPPGVVNIIFGTGPKAGDALVGHPEVPLISFTGSTATAQHITTRSAPYCKKLSLELGGKNPAIIFADANLDQCIETTVRSSFSNQGEICLCTSRIYVERSIYSEFLEKFVAAAKKWKTGLPSDPSNNNGALISKEHLEKVRNFVALAKSEGGIIHCGEGVDPLDLPECNANGYFMPATVISGVSDSSRVMQEEIFGPVTCVSSFDTEDDAVAKGNGVRYGLAATVWTRDVGKVHRVAKRLQAGLVWTNCWLVRDLNLPFGGMKNSGVGREGGKDSYHFFTEVKSVTIKH, from the exons ATGTCGGAGCAGCGTTCATATCTGGTTCTGGAGAACTTCATCGGAGGAAAGTTTGTGCCATGTCAGAGTCACATCGATTCTTACGACCCGTCAACAGGAGAGGTTTACTGCAAGGTGCCTGACAGTGGCAAAGAGGAG ATAGAGGGTGCTGTGACAGCAGCTAAAGGAGCATTCCCCAGCTGGTCCGCCCGCAGCCCCGAGCAGCGAGCTCAGATCCTCAACAAGCTGGCTGACCTGATAGATGCAAACCTGGAGGAGTTAGCGCAAGCTGAGTCCAGAGACCAGG GTAAGACAATCACATTTGCTCAAACGGTGGACATCCCCAGATCGGCGTACAACTTCCGTTTCTTTGCATCCTCTGTGCTCCATCACACCACTGACTGCAGTCAGATGGACCACATGGGCTGCCTCAACTACACCATCCGCTGCCCTGTGGGAGTTG CTGGTCTGATCAGCCCGTGGAACCTGCCCCTCTACCTGCTGACCTGGAAGATTGCACCTGCAATTGCTACTGGCAACACAGTGGTGGCAAAACCCAGCGAGATGACGTCAGTGACGGCCTGGATGATGTGCAAACTGATGCAGCAGGCTG GCGTTCCTCCAGGTGTAGTAAACATCATATTTGGGACTGGACCAAAAGCAGGTGATGCCCTGGTCGGCCATCCTGAAGTCCCTTTGATTTCCTTCACTGGCTCCACAGCCACAGCTCAGCACATCACAACACGGAGCGCCCCCTACTGTAAGAAGCTCTCCCTGGAGCTGGGAGGTAAAAACCCCGCCATCATATTTGCTGATGCCAACCTAGACCAGTGTATCGAGACCACAGTTCGCTCCAGCTTCTCCAACCAG GGAGAAATCTGCTTGTGCACCAGCAGGATTTATGTAGAGAGAAGTATTTACTCTGAGTTTCTGGAAAAGTTTGTGGCTGCAGCTAAAAAGTGGAAGACGGGTTTACCTTCTGATCCCAGCAACAACAACGGAGCTCTCATCAGCAAAGAGCACCTGGAGAAG GTTCGTAACTTTGTAGCCCTCGCCAAATCTGAAGGCGGCATCATCCACTGCGGTGAGGGGGTTGACCCCCTGGACCTCCCTGAATGTAACGCCAATGGCTACTTCATGCCTGCAACTGTCATCTCAGGTGTGAGTGACAGCTCCAGAGTCATGCAGGAAGAGATCTTTGGTCCCGTCACCTGCGTCAGCTCCTTCGACACAGAGGATGACGCTGTTGCAAAGGGTAACGGGGTACGCTACGGTCTGGCTGCGACTGTTTGGACCCGAGATGTGGGGAAGGTTCACAGGGTGGCCAAGCGGTTACAGGCAGGTTTGGTTTGGACCAACTGCTGGCTAGTGAGAGATCTGAACCTGCCCTTTGGAGGGATGAAGAACTCAGGTGTGGGgcgggagggagggaaggattCGTATCACTTCTTCACAGAGGTGAAGAGCGTCACCATAAAGCACTGA